A DNA window from Pleurodeles waltl isolate 20211129_DDA chromosome 12, aPleWal1.hap1.20221129, whole genome shotgun sequence contains the following coding sequences:
- the LOC138267282 gene encoding olfactory receptor 11L1-like, producing MTPADTGCVGNTSGAAGFILLGFQAVPALKPLLFLIFLFIYLLTVAGNTLIVITVTLGHHLHSPMYFFLGNLSFLEVWYPTTTVPTMLAGILTGGRLISYGGCISQFYFFVSFAGTECILLTVMAYDRYVAICFPLRYAALMERGLCLKLAVIAWLSGFSPPVVTVSFLCRLHFYGHKEVDHFFCEFAPLVKAACSDTSVIEMTVFILAISMLSIPFVLVIVSYAYIMSAILRIPSAIGRQRAFSTCSSHLTVVIIYFGTLISIYLTPTSGHYLHLNKALSLVYTVATPLLNPIIYTLRNKEIQRTFRKAVTNAGFLEI from the coding sequence ATGACTCCTGCGGACACGGGGTGTGTGGGGAACACCAGTGGTGCAGCAGGCTTCATCCTACTCGGATTTCAGGCTGTGCCAGCTCTGAAGCCCCTTCTCTTCCTCATCTTTCTCTTCATCTACCTCCTAACGGTAGCTGGGAACACCCTAATTGTCATCACTGTGACCCTGGGGCACCATCTGCACTCACCCATGTACTTCTTTCTAGGAAACCTATCATTCTTGGAAGTCTGGTACCCAACaaccactgtgcccaccatgctggCCGGCATATTGACAGGCGGAAGGCTCATCTCCTATGGTGGCTGCATCtcacagttttatttttttgtctccTTTGCTGGCACAGAGTGCATCCTTTTAACCGTGATGGCGTATGACAGGTATGTGGCCATCTGTTTTCCCCTACGTTATGCAGCCCTGATGGAAAGAGGGCTTTGCCTGAAGCTTGCGGTGAttgcctggttgtctgggttttctCCACCAGTGGTCACAGTCAGCTTCCTGTGTAGACTGCATTTCTACGGACACAAGGAGGTTGACCATTTCTTTTGTGAGTTTGCACCCTTGGTTAAAGCTGCCTGCTCGGACACCTCTGTGATAGAGATGACTGTCTTTATCCTAGCCATCAGCATGTTGTCCATCCCATTCGTTCTAGTCATTGTGTCCTACGCGTACATCATGTCGGCCATCTTGAGAATCCCTTCTGCAATAGGCAGACAGCGAGCCTTCTCCACCTGCAGCTCGCACCTAACTGTGGTCATCATATACTTTGGGACACTGATATCAATATACCTGACACCAACGTCTGGCCACTACCTCCATCTCAACAAAGCCCTATCCCTGGTTTATACAGTGGCAACCCCGCTGCTGAATCCCATCATTTACACTCTGAGGAATAAGGAGATACAGAGGACCTTCAGAAAAGCTGTCACAAACGCCGGATTTTTAGAGATCTGA